The Haematobia irritans isolate KBUSLIRL chromosome 1, ASM5000362v1, whole genome shotgun sequence DNA segment tcaccacgacccagaatatatacacttcgatgtgttacaaacggaatgacaaagttaataaaatcctatggtggagggtataataaaaaccaaaaatttgttctCCAATTtcaccctgcgtcacactgtggaacatggtattataagttagtgcatatgtttgcaacacccagaaggagacgagatatacatatggtgtctttggcaatactgcaaacacagaaaaaaatttcacgaaaaattttttattaaaattttaattgagttttaaaaatattcgattaaaaatttaattgaatcaacacattttttaattgaaacatcaaccacaaaaattaatagtatcaattaattttttaatttgatcaattaatttttaaatgaccttcaattaattttttaactgatactatcatttctgttattgaagacacttcaattaaaaaattaattggatcaattaattttgttatttaatcagaaaaacatttttttgtgtacagggtgggtccctgagttgatctagccatgtccctcATTCCCTCTGcctgtaaacacatttttgtgtatagaaccctattgattttggaaaaaaaaaattggttcagatttagatatagctcccatatatatctgttgtccaatatgcacttatatgactctaaaaaccaaagttttactccgatgtacgtgaaattttgcacagggtgtagaactattgtttgggtgtaaaaattatgtatttaaaactcaaattttttaacacactgTTTTTAACCGTTGTGCAAGCATAtattgttcataaactagcataacatgtttgggacatatatgttaatatgttagaacattttatgtttggatgTTATGTGGATgtatacatatattaatttagaaattacctataaacatatatgtgttcagAAAGAgagaatataatgaaaaaacaagtaaggaaagtctaaagtcgggcggggccgactatattataccctgcaccactttgtagatctaaattttcgataccatatcacatccgtcaaatgtgttgggtgctatatataaaggtttgtcccaaatacatacatttaaatatcactcgattcggacagaatttgatagacttttacaaaatctatagactcaaaatttaagttggctaatgcactagtgtggaacacaattttagtaaaaaaaatatgagaaacatttaaatttgaagcaattttaaggaaacttcgcaaaagtttatttatgatttatcgctcgatatatatgtattagaagtttaggaaaattagaatcatttttacaacttttcgactaaggagtggcgattttacaaggaaaatgttgctattttgaccatttttgtctaaatcagaaaaacatatatatgggagctatatctaaatctgaaccgatttcaatcaaatttggcacgcataactacaatgctaagtctactccttgtgcaaaatttcaactaaattgggccaaaactctggcttttaggaccatattagtccatatcgggcgaaagatatatatgggagctatatctaaatctgaatcgatttcaaccaaatttggcacgcataactacaatgctaagtctactccctgtgcaaaatttcaactaaattgggccaaaactctggcttttaggaccatattagtccatatcgggcgaaagatatatatgggagctatatctaaatctgaaccgatttcaatcaaattttgcacacttgcccatgcgactaagtgttatgtttgtacaaaatttcaagcaaatcggtataaaactctggatgctgggtccatattagtgcatatcgggcgaaagatataaatctgaaccgatttcttccaaaatcaatatggttctattctgactcaaattaggaacatgtgccaaatttgaaggcgattggacttaaattgcgacctagactttgatcacaaaaatgtgttcacagacagacagacggacggacagacggacatggttatatcgactcagggacccaccctgagctttattgccaaagacaccatgtgtctatctcgtctccttctgggtgttacaaacatatgcactaacttataataccctgttccacagtgtggcgcagggtataataaagatgGCGAATGAGAGAGCGATAACGAAAGACATCAACACAACACAGTGAGGTTAAGAGTCCATCATTAAAGAATATTTATAATGTTCGTAATTGTTTGTtgacttttatattttgtttataaataaatatttagagTATAACTTtcgaataaattataaaaatatttttttatttgtaatgcaatacaaattttctttatttcgcATGATTCTTTATTTCACACTTCCCCaaataataacaggttggctgaaaagtccccggtctaacaaagaaaaacacatttttttgtcaaaattcgtttttattattcaacatagttcccttctagagcgatacaacgattataacgaccttccaagttttttgacaccattttgttagtactccttcgggtttgcctcaaaacAGGCCTCAAttccggcgatcacctcttcattgcagccaaattttttccctgcgagcatccttttgagtctgagaacaagaaaaagtctctgggggccagatctggagaatacggtgggtggggaagccattcgaagcccaattcatgaatttttgccatcgttctcattgacttgtggcacggtgcgttgtcttggtggaacaacacttttttcttcttcatatggggacgtgttgccgcgatttcgaccttcaaacgctccaataactccatataatagtcactgttgatggtttttcccttctcaagataatcgataaaaattattccacgcttcggagacggttcacctgtcgctgtccactcagccgactgtcgattggactcaggagtgtagtgatggagccatgtttcatccattgtcaaatatcgacggaaaaactagggtcatttacgagttaacagctgcaaacaccgctcagcatcatcaacacgttgttgtttttggtcaaatgtgagctcgcgcggcacccattttgcacagagcttccgcatatccaaatattgatgaatgatatgaccaacacgttcctttgatatctttaaggactcggctatctcgatcaacttcattttacggtcattcaaaatcattttgtgaatttttttgatgttttcgtcggacgcctctttcgggcgtccactgtgttcaccgtcctccatgttaatttcaccacgcttgaattttgcataccaatcaattattttttatttccctgggacagagtccggaaactcattatcaagccaagtttttgcttcaaccgtattttttcccttcagaaaacagtattttatcaaaacacgaaattccttttttttttcattttttccacaataacaaaagttgcttcacaaaagacgctctatctcacaaactaattgacttacagacgtcaaattttgacacgaatcatttgaaggttggtactatgtaaaaataatatgcatttaatactagtgacGCCATTATAATGTTCGTGATTGCTTGTtgacttttatattttgtttataaataaatatttagagtataactttcaaaaatatttttttatttgtaatgcaatacaaattttctttatttcgcACTTCCCCAAATATTAAATGACCCGTaaaagttgaagaaaatttaaatcagagtttttattcttattggtgAAAGAAGTCtattaataaacaagtataaacggccgtaatttcggccaggccgaatcttatgtaccctccaccatggattgcgtagaaacttctacgaaagactgtcatccacaatcgaattacttgggttgtggtatcttaaatcgttttctaaattgtgagttagtccatacattagacaaaaaaaatatgtgtaagtaagtctacaaataattacgaatcgatatggacttttgcacggtgcgtagggaaccagaattgaaatatgggggtcgcttatatgtgggctatatacaattattgatatggaccaatttttgtgtgattggggatcgatttatctgagggctatatataactatagaccgacatggacctagttaggcatggttgttaacggccatatactagcacaattttaactgactcggatgcaatttgcttctccaagaggctccaaaaccaaatctcgggatcggtttatatgggggctatatataattgtggactgatatggaccacttttggcatggttgttaaatatcatatactaccaccacgtacaaaatttcaaccagatcggatgaattttgcttctccaaaaggcaccggaggtcaaatctggggatcggtttatatgggtgctatatataattatggactgacataaaccaattcctgcatggttgttggataccatatactaacatcacgtaccaaatttcaaccgaatcggatgaattttgctcttccaaggggctccggaggtcaaatcgggggatcggtttatatgggggctatatatatttatggaccgatttcgaccaatttttgcatgggagtttgaggctatataccatcaccatgtaccaaatttcagccggatcggatgaaatttgcttctcttagaggcctcgcaagccaaatcgggggatcggtttatatgggggctatatatgattatggaccgatgtggaccaatttttgcatggttgttagagaccatatactaacaccatgtaccaaatttcagccggatcggatgaaatttgcttctcttagaggcctcgcaagccaaatcgggggatcggtttatatgggggctatatataattatggaccgatgtggaccaatttttgcatggttgttagagaccatatactaacaccatgtaccaaatttcagccggatcggatgaaatttgcttctcttagagggctcgcaagccaaatttggggatcggtttatatgggggctatacgtaaaagtggaccgatatggcccatttgcaataccatccgacctacattaataacaactacttgtgccaagtttcaagtcgatagcttgtttcgttcggaagttagcgtgatttcaacagacggacggacggacatgctcagatcgactcagaatttcaccacgacccagaatatatatactttatggggtcttagagcaatatttcgatgtgttacaaacggaatgacaaagttaatataccccccatcctatggtggagggtataaaaaataagaaatatgtGCGCCTTTCCTTACATCTAGCTACATTTCAATACAATTGAAAACAATGATAATGAaaagataaaatattaaaatcgatttttgatagtCAGAATTAAGAAATagttgaaaaacaaatttctttgctaagAATTTGATAATAGAGGAACAACTTTTTACTGATCTATTATTCTTCCACTTGTAGATCGTTGTAAATTGTTGCGGACCTTACGATCTATATGGAGAAGTTGTGGTCAAGGCGTGTATTGACGCTGGTACGCATCATGTCGATATTAGCGGTGAACCACAGTATTTCTTGGGTATGCAATATAAATATGATGATTTAGCCAGAGAGAAGGGGTCATATATAATATCAACTTGTGGATTTGACAGCATTCCATCTGACCTGGGAGTATTGTATGCTGAAAGAAATTTCGAAGGTAAGACCTATTTGTTAACAACAAGAGTCCTAGTGATCAATCTTTAGTGAATTGGAATATATGAGAGGTGTGTGGAGAACTTGAAAGGATATCCTTAGCCGTTAATCTCGTTCTAATGATGATGAAAAGAGAGTTTTAGAAATGAAGACTTCTATATCTTACAAAGGCGGGCAAGATGACCTGGACCATGGAGAAATTACTCTCccacatagaaaaatatttttggcctcaatagttgatctaattaatcccatcaataaaaaattaaaagttcttctaatagcacaactttaaaagcactttcaaaaatgtcctcccaaagatgttctttatttcaagtgCACAGGAAGATCAtttgagttaattttttataactcccttttttcatatttttaatgggaaattttcattctgttttttttcatataggttaaaaacaaattaaaaattaataacattgtaaaaattattgaaattttgccgaaaaaaatgctaaattcattctagaaaaataacgcattttttaaaatatttgatatcaaacgttccaggcaagcgttagaatgcattaaaatcataaaaaaaactaaaaattatttgtcaaaatataacaaaatttattaattcacatccaaaacagtgaatttaagaagtgatgcaaattcagtgtaatggctgtggacatttgtcctatgtcaagcccgtgttaaattcattgcttctgcgccattgctttgcaccacttccggattcatAATAAAAACATTTGTACTACTTGTTTGCCGacgccttttttgctgggatatttaattgaaatttcttcattccgtaaaaagatttaaaatgcCTTTGGTCtaagaaatacttttttcctgTTGGCTCTCAAAAATTCTATCTATATATTCGATTTcataaataaacacaaatttAACAGCCAATgtctcatatccgaaacgaatgCTTTCGTTCAACTAGGATGTCAAAAACACCtgattttctaaagcaaaaatcagatgtttttggcatttcagtcgaacgaaagcgatcgtttcggatatgagaaaaTTGCTGTTCAagtccatataaaaataaatctccATCATTTAGGTACTGTGAATTCCGTTGAACTGTATATGGAAAGTAAACGAAAATTAACGGATAAGTCTTCCAAAGCTTCTATCAATATCGGAACTTGGAAAAGTGTTATGCACGCAACAAAATATGTCCGGGAAATTCTAGCTCTCGATAAGAAACTCAACAGTGGAAAAGTCCCAAATCTAAGTCCCCATTTATGGATGAAGTGAGTttgaaatacaaaattatattctttcaaaaatttataaaaacaaaaatattttcatagacCCTACTCCCAACAGCCGGCAGGTTTGAAAGGTTATTTCGCTCCATTTCCCATCATAGATCGTTTTGTTGTTCGAAGGTCCCAGTATTTATTTTATGCTCGTGAGAATAAGAGGCCAATACAATTTGAAATGTACCTGGGATTTCGGTAAGTTTGGTAATTTTTCACAGaacttacattttttttcataggtAATACGACAACTTATCGATATCGTAAGTCTATCATTACAGAGTTTTGTTTAATGCTGATCCCAGTGGTGATAACAGCTGATTTTCATTtggagaaaatgaaattttgtcaaaattttatttctattgaaaattttgtcaacattttatttctgttgaaaattttgtcaaaattttatttctatagaaaattttgtcaaaattttatttctatagaaaattttgtcaaaattttatttctatagaaaattttgtcaaaattttatatttatagaaaattttgtcaaaatttttattactatagaaaattttgtcaaatttttatttttataaaaaattttgtcaacattttatttctatagaaaaatttgtcaaaatttatttctttaaaaaattttgtcaatattttatttctttagaaaatattgtgtaaattttatttctataaaaaaaaattgtcaaaatattatttctataaaaacttttgtcaaaattttatttctatcgaaaaatttgtcaacattttttttctgtagtaaaatctgtcaaaattttatttctgtactaaaatttgtcaaaattttatttctattgaaaattttgtcaaaaattttttttccgataaaaaaatttgtcaaaattttatttctatagaaaattttgtcaaatttttatttttataagaatttttgtcaacattttatttctttagaaaatattgtcaaaattttatttctataaaaaaatttgtcaaaatattatttctatagaaaattttgtcaaaattttatttctatagaaaattttgtcaacattttatttctattgaaaattttgtcaaaattttatttcttagaaaattttgtcaaaattttatttctatagaaaattttgtcaacattttagttctttagaaaatattgtcaaaattttatttctataaaagaaattgtcaaaatattatttctataaaaaattttgtcaaaattttatttctatagaaaattttgtcaaattttttatttctatagataattttgtcgacattttatttctatagcatattttgtcaaaattttatttctatagaaaattttgtcaacattttatttctatagaaaattttgtcaacattttatttctatagaaattttttttcaaaattgtatttctgtagaaaattttgttaaaatttttataaaaaattttgtcaacattttatttctttagaaaaatttgtcaaaattttatttctgtactaaaatttgtcaaaattttaaatctatagaaaattttgtcaaattttatttctaaagaaaactttgtcaaaaatttatttctatagaaaattgtgtcaaatttttatttctataaaaattgtgtcaacattttatttctttagaaatttttgtcaacattttatttctttagaatattttgtgaaacatttatttctaaaatttttttcaaaattttatttctatagaaaattttgtcaaaattttatttatgtacaaaattttgtcaaatttttatttctaaaaaaaattttgtcaacattttatttctttagaaaattttgtcaaaatttatttctataaaaaattttgtcaatattttatttctttagaaaatattgtgtaaattttatttctataaaaaaatttgtcaaaatattatttctataaaaaattttgtcaaaatttcatttctatcgaaaaatttgtcaaaattttatttctgtactaaaatttgtcaaaactttatttctataaaaaaatttgtcaaaatttttttctattctatttctatttgtatttgtctattttgtcaaacatttctatttaaaattgtgtcaaattttttatttctatagaaaattttgtcaaatttttatttctataaaaaattttgtcaatattttatttctttagaaaatattgtgtaaattttatttctataaaaaaattgtcaaaatattatttctataaaaaattttgtcaaaattttatttctatagaaaattttgtcaaaattttatttctatagaaaattttgtcaacgttttatttctatagaaaattttgtcaacatttatttctataaaaaattttgtcaatattttatttctttagaaaatattgtgtaaattttatttctataaaaaaattgtcaaaatattatttctataaaaaattttgtcaaaattttatttctatagaaaattttgtcaaaattttatttctataccaaaatttgtcaaaattttatttctataaaaaaatttgtcaaaatttttttctattctatttgtatttgtctattttgtcaaacatttctatttaaaattgtgtcaaattttttatttctatagaaaattttgtcaaatttttatttctatagaacattttgtcaaaggagaggaatattttgcaaaatctaccaaagtgCCTGAAGTATAAGTAAATAATCGTTAATAAAACCATGCGGTGTAAATGTACAGCACTAAAAAGGTAAAGATATAACTGAACTATGACCCGAGTTGATCCGATTATCCCGTTAGGTgtaacattgaaaaaaattgtattttgaacCTGTTATAAATCAAAAAGTGATCTATATAAGGGTACTGAGTAATCGGTtgcaaattgtagccaaagcttCTGCATATCCGTGAGCGctaaaattttagaaagtaGATATCCCGCCTAGATACGGATATATTCGCTGATTTAATTGTAGCCATGGAATTTTGCATCGTAATTTATCGTACcaaaattatttgattattGTTTTCGGTGTAGTATAAAAAGATCCGGGTTTAAGCCGGACGTGGGTGTAATGAACCGATTCGGAAAGtgacattaaaaaaaagaaaaacaatccgcgatttttgtaaaaaaaattaatttttttaaaccgGTTAATCGGCTAATATCTGACTTTGACCGATAGGTAGAAGTGTACGCTACAAAGTGCAAACGGTTATTTGGTATCTTCACTTTTGAGTACTTGTTGGGTTATAAGCTGTTTTGTAAAAAACCGTTTGCAAAAAACACCTTTTAATATATCGGACTGATTGATGCATCATATCATCATTACCAGTGATGTATGGCAAAATAATCGGTTTACCAGAAAACGATTGTTTACTAACATATTAGAACCGAATAACAGGTTACCCGGTTATTTCTGctaagaataaaaattattgttgtgATCTACTCTTAGAGCTCTAGGCAGAATGTGGGAATCCAAAACAGCAGCTTTCTCGCCAGTCGAAGGGTACAGTAATGATAGACTAATAAATAATGGTACTGTCACACTGGGAATATATTTGagagaaatcaaaaaatattcgtCGCCACtggtaaaacaacaaatatttttttactaattttggatCACAATAGGAGTATTTTTCGAAAACTGTATCTACATATTTCGAAAAACCTtctggaaaaaaattaacacttaTTTTGAGCAAATATATGCCTAGTGGGACCATACCTTAAGCCTATTATTATGGAATGTACCACCTATGCATTTTTTGTATAACACATATTTTGAGCGcttcatagataatttttttttaatatatcctttttatattttcatcatAGAAAGATGTTCTTGGCCCTAATATTTCCCATTATGCTCTTATTTTTGACACTTCTTGGTCAAATTGGCTTTATACGCAAGCTGCTGATAAAATATGCCCATATTGTCACAGGAGGAGCAATCAGTGATAAAGGTCCCCTAGAAGTTAATAGAAAATCTGTAGAATTTCGTCATACCTTAAAAGTTAAGGGATGGTCAAAGGGCACTTCAGAATCTCAAGCTCCTAATAAAGAGATTTTAGTTCGAGTTTCGGGTAGAGATCCTGGCTATTGCTTAACCAGTACTTGTATGCTATTGTGTGCTAAGGTTATTCTACAAGAGAAACATAAAATGCCTGGCAGGTAagatgaaatatttttgaatataatTGTTTGGTAtgttaatttttacaattctATTCTTTTTCTATTGCAGTGGTGGAGTTTTACCGCCTGGTTATGCCTTCGCCAAGACCCAATTAATTGAAGAGCTTAGTCGCGCTGAATGGGGCTTGAAATTTGAAGTGGTCGaatcataaattttttaatttaattatgtgGAATTACATGAAATatgtgttttaaatttgttgaagtAATAAAGAATAAGTGATCCATAAAGAGGGCGATCTTCTATTTGGCgggatttggcaaaaattttgcgaattggCTTTTGTGAAGTGTTCTGGCCACccgcaaaattttgacgaattgaaATCACTTATGCTTGAACTCGAGAATCCAAAATTGCACGGAGTTTTTCATGCCATTACGACAAAATAAGTCCAAAACCAATAGTGATATAGTCATTGGTGGAGCTAGGATATTTTTGCAGTGTACTTAATTGTTGGACAAAAATGTGGgaataattaaaggaaaaagAAAAGGGCAAAATCATTTTTAGGAGTTGAATCCGCGACCGAGGCACAGCGATATATGAACTGTTCTATTTGATTTTTAAGTCTGACAtgttgttcctcagaaaagaaaactcttcgttCAGTGTAATCGTTTTCCTTGAAGATGGATACTAAGTTCGagcttagccgctaaaataaaaaaaaaaataagtaaaagcaaaaagaaaattataaagttttgtttatttcataTTTCGGAGGTCCTTTAAAAAAGTCCTTTTACgagttttttcattaattttaaaagatatttttccaatatttcgactaacatcgccaccgtggtgcaatggttagcatgcccgccttgcatacacagggtcgtgggttcgaccgaacaccacaaattttttcagcggtggattatcccacctcagtaatgctggtgacatttctgagggtttcaaagcttctctaagtggtttcactgcaatgtggaacgccgttcggactcggctataaaaaggaagtcccttgtcattgagcttaacatgggctcgggcagcactcagtgataagagagaagttcaccaatgtggtatcacaatggactgaattagtctaagtgagcctgatacatcgggctgccacctaacctaacctaacatcgtCAGTCTTCGACGGGGAATTAAAACTTTAGCACCTAAAAAAAAGAAGGGACAAGAGAAAGTTTTCGTCCGTTCCTAAGAATGTTAATTGACAATTAGAAAAGGACATCAAgccgaaataaataaattaattaaaacaaaaggtCAACTAAATTaaggatatatatttttggcacattttattataaaatgaaaAGGGAATGACCCAAAGGACAAATTCaacaagtttattttctttaaaataaatgaaagtaAATGAGCGGAAAGTTGTTCTAGAAGTTGCTCTTATCTCTTTTTTTTCTTCCAtttctttataccctccaccacacagtggagttttagctgtcaactccgcaattttgaaccgatttccatgattttttctttgctgtgTAGAACTTGTAAAGTTCGCGTGCGTGTGCAATCTTTTACCGTTCGCAATATATGGGcaccacaatttattttttgctaaattttgacaaaatggggtCAGGATTTTGAACCTAGAAGTTCcgtttttgagtggatttgtgTGTGTACCCATATGCTTTAGATcagagcttcccaacccaatttgcttcgCTGTAAaatatatcacaatggactgaatagtctaagtgagcctgaatcttaatcgggctgccactttaacctaaccatataaaaatgtatccatataggtccataattatataaagccgccATATaagacgatccccagatttgacctccgtagcctcttggaggagcaaatttagaccgattcggttaaaattttgtacgctATAAAAGAATAtggtcaaccatgcaaaaattggtccatatcggtccatatttatatgtagcccccatataaaccgatccccagattttactaggggccctcttggaagagcaaatttcttggaggctcaaatttcatccgattcggctgaaacttggtacgttgtgttagtatatgttcgctaacaaccatgccaaaagtggtccatatcggtccatagttata contains these protein-coding regions:
- the LOC142221188 gene encoding saccharopine dehydrogenase-like oxidoreductase; protein product: MSTEKLDAIIFGASGYTGQVAVEEAIKIFKDFKWGISGRNESKLKDVLEKVSQRTKQDLSHIPIILADVDDQKSIENMAKKCKIVVNCCGPYDLYGEVVVKACIDAGTHHVDISGEPQYFLGMQYKYDDLAREKGSYIISTCGFDSIPSDLGVLYAERNFEGTVNSVELYMESKRKLTDKSSKASINIGTWKSVMHATKYVREILALDKKLNSGKVPNLSPHLWMKPYSQQPAGLKGYFAPFPIIDRFVVRRSQYLFYARENKRPIQFEMYLGFRKMFLALIFPIMLLFLTLLGQIGFIRKLLIKYAHIVTGGAISDKGPLEVNRKSVEFRHTLKVKGWSKGTSESQAPNKEILVRVSGRDPGYCLTSTCMLLCAKVILQEKHKMPGSGGVLPPGYAFAKTQLIEELSRAEWGLKFEVVES